A window of Cryptomeria japonica chromosome 3, Sugi_1.0, whole genome shotgun sequence contains these coding sequences:
- the LOC131874042 gene encoding extensin-like: protein MASSSSAPTSSASIVQAATSSSDLEITHSIPLIIVHPLPKIVDVPSNNPLPPLATTAATEAEPSTLPKENPPKTKRKSVAKTIIVLTDDESSNEPNPPPKQRKHTPKRRKPTTKSSTEKSSAKALSTKNPPTEKQNPQGQAFEPKKRKALAKKTIPKAFKKKE from the coding sequence ATGGCATCCTCCTCAAGTGCTCCCACCTCGTCTGCCTCAATAGTACAGGCTGCAACAAGCTCATCTGACCTTGAAATTACCCATTCCATCCCACTTATCATAGTTCACCCACTACCTAAGATTGTTGATGTACCTTCAAATAATCCACTCCCTCCTCTTGCTACCACTGCTGCCACTGAAGCTGAACcaagcaccttgccaaaagaaaaccCTCCTAAGACCAAAAGGAAGAGCGTAGCCAAGACAATTATAGTCTTAACTGATGATGAATCATCAAACGAGCCTAACCCTCCTCCCAAACAAAGGAAACATACTCCAAAAAGGAGGAAACCCACTACAAAGTCCTCTACCgaaaaatcatctgcaaaggctttaTCTACAAAGAATCCACCAACTGAGAAACAAAACCCACAAGGACAGGCTTTTGAACCTAAGAAGAGGAAGGCTCTTGCAAAGAAGACTATACCCAAAGCCTTTAAGAAAAAAGAATAG